Below is a window of Archocentrus centrarchus isolate MPI-CPG fArcCen1 unplaced genomic scaffold, fArcCen1 scaffold_54_ctg1, whole genome shotgun sequence DNA.
atgaagcacagctgtgtaaaagcagctggttaaacggagaatgaactttttctcctttttgtggtttgattttaattattttattcaaaataagctgctaaaacaagcatgacacatttcagcatcaaggaatatagctgagcaaatgattaatttccaactatattaagtgagacattaatgttgactaaaactatccagttatgatgcttaactttaatttcaggagtttgcttatcacaggagcacttccacccttcattggtctgtgtagtagactggtgggaaaataacatTTGGAAGTTTAAGctcatgtatattgattcattcatcaaccaaacttaaattaatatttatcatgttaaatatttaaatgtgattaaaatgcgattgaTTTTGATTagttaattacaaagcttctaattaattagattaattttttaattgagtcccacTCCTAATAtatatctacacacacacacacacacacacacacacacacacacacacacacacacacacacacacacacacacacacacacacacacacaaataaagctgctgtggccaaaaaataaataaaagaaagtttggacacacttacgtattcatatgaatgggtgagtgctTTGAAAAAAAGATGCGAATTACAGACAATCCCTACTATGattatcactgaaaccaatcagttgatctATACCACGGTTAttcttgagatgcttggctttaagatgaacagcagccacagggagcagtaccctccatggaaaagatgactacaggctaagatcaaggcagcacagagggaagttagcccagtgtttttcaaccttttttgagccgaggtacatttttttcattgaaaaaatcacgaggcacaccaccagccaaaaacgataaaaaatgatactctgtagcctatattaacaatatagtcattcttatcaaagtgtcttgaataggaatcaaataaacacaaaaaagaacttaatcatataatatatatcttctttcaaataaaaagtgcacgtaacatgtccacttcaagaacacagcttgaacataacaaatgccacaacaatgtggtctgatagtagaaaacttcagtgttttctaattctgtccaaaagcattctgttaccaggaataacacaacacaacaatacatgagaaagagacaagctcacagctaatgccagtttaatatcatcatcatgcataagtccctgtacaatgttttaatggatgaaggttatcattgttaactatAAATCCCTATACCACCGAACATGTCAGAAtcagctcagtgtacttcaaaagtgccgccgttcgtgGACTTatggcaacaattaccgtaataaaacCATAATaataccctatgttggttgtgaagagcagtttctcagctttcagaaaccatttgaatgtttccgataggacaaactgtCTCGTTATTACGGtgactcaaagttcctttgatcagccgcctcaggctctgtgctaaccagctgttcggctagtGGAGgcgatcgcccggcagtatagagttataatatgtatgctgtgtgtgtgtttcagatggctctcatgttgcagaaCTACCGCTGAGAACTGTCGGTCTGAGCATTCAGCCGGTGCTTttcgtgcctccagtttcttgctgtggggtttaaaatgattgtggtgaaggagtcgctctcatgcctccgctagtgacgacactccctggccaatcagtggcatgctgtactCCGCGTCACATTTTAGTATCGCCtcggatcgcttagaacctcgAGTGAGTGAGTAggaaaaaggaccggcaaagtgtTCCTGATTCTAATGAagatgccgtcaaatcgcgGCGAGTCGTTCCATATGGAAACACAGCTtaattctcttgtctctatgtacaatgcaattcgctacctgctgctatctagtctagtgatatggaagagtattacatgattatgctccagtcactacagcacagacactcgtggcatattacgtgaaactggataatttcccacggcacacctgacagtctcccacggcacacctgacAGTCTCCCACGGCACATCTGACAGtctcccacggcacacctgacagtctcccacggcacactagtgtgccgtggcacactggttgaaaaacactaaGTTAGCCAACTATCAGGATGCTTCACataacaccaatgctcagtggctggtggatctaagagcagaccacagcaacctccctgaactggatccagtaaccatcacagtggcagacatccaagaatgAGTCTCACATataaagagctggacagcaccaggccctaacatgattcacacctactggctaaagaagctaactgctcTCCATGaacgcctggcagcacaaatgaaccagctgctggaggctaagacacacccagaatggctgactgaaggcctgatccccaaggatccccagaagggatcagtcccatccaactactggccagtaacctgcctcagtacaataTGGAAACtactgtcaggcatcatagcagctaagatgagcaggtatgtggctcaatacatgagtggGGCCCAGAgaggaattggcagagataccaggggagcaaaataccagctactggtagatatagtcacttgagactgtaagacccgagtgaccaacctgtgcaccatctggattgattacaagaaagcctatgactctaTGCCGCACTGTTACGCCCCAGTCTAGGAGTAAGGGGGCAACATGAGGTTTGGAAGGGTATCCCCACCCCTGCCCCAGCCCcacaaaaaccacaaacacaatcTCAACATCCAAGGCCAAGCCAGGATTATTGCCACCTTTGCAGATGTGGATCATGGAGTCCAAACagggaacaaaaagaaaaaaaaaaactagaagcTTACAATCCAGGGTGAGCCAAggccaaaataacaaaacagcTGTTCCCAAGAAAGTGCTACCTAAaccctgcaaaaataaaaacaaacaaaagacaatcaCTAACCCTAACTCCCTAGCACCAATATCAGAAGAAAACGGTGCAAAGAAAATGGCAGCTCAGCCCTTCTGCTTCACAAATCAAAAGAAAGTATTTACACACATGCGGCCAGGACTGTCACAAACACTGCTCAGCTGCTGCCCTGGAGTAGCTTTCATGGATGGGCTTTTaagccatcagctgatgtcaGGGTCAAACCCGCAGTCCACATGCTGTAAGCCAAGCCTCCGGTATCAGTCAGTCACGAGAGGAGGACCTGCAGAGAATTCAAAGCCCCTTAAAGAgaacacagacaaagaaacaacagacaTACGGCCAGGGCCGTAACAGACACAAATGGATCCTGGATTGCCTAGAACtatataagatcaacaggaccctctGAGAACCATCGGGAACTCAGTGGGAATGCGGAGAACAGCACTAGAGGCCAATTTCAAGCCAAGTCAACATCAAATGTGGGATTTATCAAAGAGATGCTTTGTCCCCACTGCtattctgcataggcctgaatcccctccaagaaagaagaggagcaagaacaggaaccatcatggaaggacaggcctctgcacggcatgtaccacctgcagatagaagaagtggctgacatagaatcctaccaatggctggacaaagccgGACTGatagacagcacagaggcactaatcatggcagtaCAGGAACAAgcttgatagaggctggggtctaccacaccaggcaagaccccaggtgcaggctgtgcagagatgcccctgagacaacccagcacataacagcagagtgcaagatgctagcaggcagggcatacatggaacgccataaccacaggaacatctgtgctgagtgtgacctggaagtcctgaggtcaaaatggaaCACGCCCCCAAGGTTGGCtgaccaaccggacatcgtagtggtggacaaacaaaggaagaaggtcgtggtgatagacgttgcaataccaagtgacaagaacatcaagaagaaggaacacgagaagcccgataaataccaagggctcagaggagctggaaaggatgaaggtaacagtggttccTGTGGTAACActggaacacttggggcagtacATACATGTCCACACTCATGCCCAGATATACCTATATACATAGTATAAACATATAAGTGATAAACATAGaaaatatattacacacacatacacaaaatgtGATCCGCTGGAGTTCCAAGGAATAGAACTACCAGGTTGTTCTATTAGGATGGAGTTCAACAGTCTAATGGCACGTGGGAAGAAGTTGTTCTTGGCTGTTCTGCTTTGCAGACTGTGGAGCCTCCTTCCAGAGgccagaaagagagaagagcctgtggtgtgtgtgtgtgaggagtcTCTGTACTGGGAGGAGGGGACTCCCACTgattttctctgctgtcctcaCCATCCTTTGCAGGCAAAGAATtatccatttttttaatgtgaattttgaatttattcttgGACTTTTACCTGTTTGTGTtatcaattcatttcaattttatttataaagcgccaaatcacaacagtcacctcaaggtgattACCAGTATTCcgattttaacctctgaattcttagcTTGCTCTCAGAATTCTTATTTCTCCTCAGAATGTTTCCTCTTAGAATAGACAGACaaaatttattgtcattcaaaTTACACCACACAGTGCAGCTTAAAGACGAGCAAGTCAAGGAATCTGAGTCAGACACATGCACAGTACACATAACAACACCAGACAGGAGTGCATTAGAACAAAATTACATTGCTGTAGGCTTGgaggaacagcagcagtgatacAGTGTAGTGCTAGActacaagaaaataaaacaataaataaaataacaaaaagataaaaatattgtctctctctctctcacacacacacacacacacacacacacacacaaggacagTGTCACTGATTTTATCAGGCGTTTCAAGGCCACACCGACTGAACAGTTTATTAAAGGGAAGTGTTTGTTTATTGCAGCTTAGTgactatcattttttttctttgctctctcGACCTTTttatctctcttcctctctgtcgcTTTTACTCCCTCTCTCTTACACCTTAAAGTTAATTTCAGGTTAAGGCCACATCAACCTACTGACTCCTACCAACACAGAAGCAAATAAAACCTGGATAAGTCATCTCAGTATCTGTTTTATAATCTAATAAAACAGTGACTTGGGAACATATAATTGTAACTATATATCAATTCTAGGTCACCCAACATGAAGCAGGAGAATGGAAAGCTTGACTGGTTAGGTTAGAGCTTCAGCCTGTGGGACAGGAGGTGGAAACCACTTTGGACCAAGTCTTGTACCAACACTGCAGGTAGACAGTTGCTATAACAGTGAGCCTCAGGCTGATATGGTCCTTTGTGCTAATTAGCACCACTGTGCAGTACTAAGGAGGACACAGGATgcctaaaatgttaaaataaatcatAGTCATTGAACTGTCCTCTTGCTTGACCATAAAATGCTAGTATATGGGCCAAGCAAGTTTATAGCTATAGTTCATAGAAGCTTTGCATATGCATTAATTTTTTCCCAGCTCACCCCGTTCTGTGGGTCCTTCTTGGCTGACAAACATCATAAACACAAGTTGTATTTTTCTCTGCACTGGGGAGGGAACACAAATGTTTAGCTGCCTTTTCTTACTGCAAAATCAATTCAATCTCTTTGGTCTGAGATGAGCGTTTTCTGTACTTATTCTGATGTTTATTGCTATAATGACCTTCATAGAATTGACAAAATGTAGCTTGTAAgtactaaaaaatatataaaaaagcagaacataaaagcaagaaacaacataaaaaaagaaatgaataaaattacaCTATAAAACTTTATGCAAAGGACCATGATAGTAAAAGGAACATAGTTCCAGACTGTTTGAGCTAAAACAGTAAAAGAACGGTCTCACTGGTTTAAACCTGGACTGTGGAACCAGCTTGTTCTCCCCTCTGAGGAGCTGGGTGCAGAATAAGGGGTAAATGGGAACAAGATTTCCATGATATAAAGCGTCACTGCTGGATgcaaacacaaatataaaagaATGTGAATGCACTCCTGAGTTTGctggaggaaaacaaaaggTCAGATTTGGAACTAGAGAACACATTTCTTGAAAAAACATCTGTGACACTGTTCATAGTTTTATTCTGTCTCTTcagtgtttgatttaaaaagacaaatttcAGTCCCTTGGCCCCAATTTAGTCTTAGCAGTGagttgtggggggggggggggggggggggggggggggggggggcatgtgcTTCTGATGAGTACTGGGCCTCCATTTTCCCTCCTCCATCTCACACAGGCATGCTGCTGTCACTTGAAGGTGCTTTCATGTCATATTCAAAGGATGTTCAGCagagaacatggcagcagcagATAGGATGAAACAGGGTAAACAGCACAGTGTGAAGGCGTTCTTCTAGTTTCTCTTTGCATGGCTGCAGCTGATAGAAAGCAGGTACATGACAGAAGAGAAGACTTTCTGCTTACTGGGACCGATTAAAACAGTTTGTGTGAGAGTGGCTGAATCATGGCCTCATCTATGAAAACATATAAGAATTTCCTTTAATGTGCTCTTCAAAATGGACAGACTGTATTTTGCAAAGAGCAGCATGCATGTGTTTATCTGTTTGCATGATACCGGATCCTTAGCCGGTAGTGACCTGAAATGAGGCGGAGAGCTCCAGGTTACTTTAGTACGAACTAAGATGAACTGAGGCCACATGACTGGATAGGGGTCAGACTGAAAATGCACTTTTCATCAGTCCATGaaataaaggagaaaagaatgaaagacaatattttttaagtttactGACAAACTGCCAATGGGCGATATCTTCATTTTCTTcaattatttacattattttgtaaacaaatgtgcaaaatgtctgtttttaaaaactgatcctttgaaataacaacaacaataattaatcatttttagttatttatttagcttTGGAAGATGCCTCTGCAGATAGACATATTGTATTATAGAGGGTTATAGGACGTGGTatgaaacagcagcaaatctctTTTGTTGCTTAAAACCATGGCCAGAGCGTGACTATTGCTCTCTAATTTTTacagtagtttcattttaatggagagagacagaatatcagaaATATCAAATTGAAGCTGCCaggcagcagccaagaaacctaaagcaTTGAGAGAGTTTCTGTAATGAGGAGTGGGACAAAATGCCTCCTGAGATGTCTGCAAACCTGCTGACCAAGAAAGGTCTCACCCCTGTGCTCTCCAAGGCATGCCTGACATGTTCGGCTTGGGGATCAAGTACTTATTTCAATCAATGACATCAAATCAATTTGTAACTTTTAtgtaaagtgttttttcttgATCTTTGGttgattttctgtatctctgtcagagactcttcttttctttgtaagTCAGCAAACTCACCAATTGAGCAGGATATGTAATAATAAGTCCTCCCACTGTATGTGAGTCAGATGTTCCTATACACACTTGGATATGTACAGTGTACACTGTCCCAGCTTacatcctcctgctgtgtggtAGATAGTCTCTGGGGcacctttgcacagtctgcacctcGGTGGCTGTGATAGACCCCCCCTCCTTCTATGAAGCTGGTGCTTATGGCCTCTTCTTGTGCCGCCATGGTCagagcctctgtgctgtccttcAGGCCAGCTTTTTCTAGCCACTGCCAGGATTTCCAGCCTCTAAACACTTCCTGTAGCatcaatgagagtctggatccTGGTTGAacgtattttggaccattcttctttccaaaacatctccagttcagtcaggtttggtGGTTTCTACAGGAAgcgtttagaggctgttatttctgctaaaggaggatctaataaacattgatgtcatttttctgttggggtgcccaaacttatgcacctgtctaattttgtttaaatagttattgcacactttctgtaaatcctataaacttcatttcacttctcaaatatcactgtgttcatctgctatatgatacatttaactgaaactgctgatccgaacaaccaatgatttataaaggaaaatcatcagGGGGCCCAAACTTTAGCATACCACTGTATGTATAATATTTAGCAAGAGcaaacaaaacctctcacatttgttCAAATTAGGATCAGCTACAGACTCATTCAAAACCAAACCATACCCAGTTTGTACTAATGGCAGACTCAGCTAACTACCTCACCTTACCTGTACAGGCTTTAAAGGTGAAGCTTCAGCAGGCCCGAATCGCCTTCTGCCACCAGAGAATCCTTTTCACATTCCCTTCAGTGTTGAATCTCCTACTTCTTTTATTAGGAAATTCATAATCAGTCAGTATGAAAGGGAATACAAGTGCTCCAGTCTTACATGTGGCTGAAAAGTATATTAATGAAATAATGGCATTGATTGATAGATCGCTTCTGTCACCTATTGACACACTGTAGCACCTCGTTTGGAAATGCTAGCTTATGGTTTTAGTTTGCTTTGTTGAAAATGATCAGTACAGGTAAACTCTTGTGCttggctaaaaaaaagaaaaacaaagaaaatgacctCATGTTCACAGCCTGCAGGTCCTCTGGCAAAGGCTTTTCAACCTTTTTGCACACATGTATGCATATCTGTGCAAAGTTCTCTGAGTGGTTCTTCTTTCGAGTGTCCCGTCAGATGAACACGTTTGATCACTGAACTTCACTGAATGTGGGAGGCAGGCACTAATGCTCGCAAACACAACACATTTCTAACAAACTGGTCTTTGCAAAATTCTAAATggcctaattttttttcttgaagttgTACATTTTCtctaaatcactgcattctgagtttattaacatttttacacaatgccccaacttttttggagttttttggggggtgtaCAATAATAATTTAAGGTTACAAAATCCTGAGGCTTCAGCCTGCACTTTCAGCTCTGTTACTTCAGTGTTTTTGCTCCTTAGAGGCGTGCTAGTATTTCCAGGTTATCATGCTCTGTACCACATCTTCTCTCCCAGTGAAACAGAGTTTATCACCTCAACTCCAAGTCCCAACGAACCGCACATACCAAATAATGTACAAAGTCATTTTCATTCCTGcgtacacacagacaaacacacaacaggagCACAGAAGTGACCTTGAAGCTATTTATCAATCCAGATGCATTATCAGGATAGAGTCAGGTAACACTGTCCATGGACTCCGGTCAAGGCcatctcttacacacacacacacacacacacacacacacacacacacacacacacacacacacacacacacacacacacacacacacacacactgatgcagaATGTAGAATTTTTCACAAGACTGAAGTCAGAAGTAAACCTGTGTTTGTTGAAGAATTACAATTTGAATCACCATTATGAGACTAAATATGCAGAGAAATACAAGAATTTGATGAAGCAGGAACTGACATTTGAAGGTTTTTGTCATGTGTAGCTGTGTGGCTGGTAGGAACTTAACTTAGAGTTCTCAGCTTCATTCCTGGTACTTTACAATGAGGCAGATCGGGAGGAAACTAACAGTAAACTGAGTCACAAAGCACAAGGCACACGGCTGTcaatgatgacacacacacacacacacacacacacacacacacacacacacacacacacacacacacacacacacacacatacacacacacacacacacacacacactgtatctGGAATTAAATTTTGTAGAAAAACTCCTAAAGATAAACATGTTACTTCTTCAGTGCATTTGTGAAGTTTTTATGAAAATAATCTAAGTATGAAATATTCTTGCAAAATTTGTGCAAATTTGAATTTGACAGAGCTCTTTGAGTTTCAgattttaaacacaaaatcagTACTAAGACATGTAAAAATAATCCACAGAAATCATAACAAAATCTCTTCACTCATTACAAATGATCTAAATTAACTCATTGCTTATTTAGTtatgataaataaatgaggaaGGTAGAAAAGCTCATTATGTTGCACAATGAAAAAGGTTAGCTTATTCTTGTCAGATGAGCCTGTGTCTAGTGATGACATCACCACACCCATCAATCCACCCTTAGACCCACCCAGAGGCTCAAAGCAAGTATAAAAAACCCGCTGCTCGCTGCCTCTCCTCACACAGCTGTCACTATCAACAGGTTCTCACAGCTTCTGTAGCTCCAGGCAGGGGCAGACAAGCACTGTTGTGTGGATCTTCCTATCACCGGCATCATCGTCATCACCATGATAATAAGCATTGCTCTGATTTGGGCAGTTGTTGTGGGATTCTGCTGCCTCCTGTGGCTGGCTGTGGGGATAAGACACAGGTAAGACTGGCAAAAGAGTCTGTAGGATGCAATGAAAGGATTCTCTTACTGTGAGCTTGAGTGTATCACTTTACACTCTGTGTCTagtgaattaaacatgattAATAAGGATACCAGCTTACATTAATTACAGCCCACAAAACCAGTTTTGTTTTCAGGTAAATAGTTCTGTGCAGGTATCTGCCTACTTATGTAACCACACATCAGTGTGCTCTTCAAACAACAGCTGCCGTACAAATGATGGCATTTGCTTGGTATGCTGTTGTTTCACAGACACTGTTGTCAGTCTGTTGTCGGTGCTGAACAGCTGTTGTGAATGCTGACATATTTGCCGGTCCTGTGTATCTCATGTAGCTGTGTAGCTGCTTCTTTTTGAAATCCTATATGTCTGACTGGCAAAACTGAAGAAACCTTTCTAATATGAGAATTAGAGAAGAGTAAGGAACATAAGTGGCACTGTGGCTGGCGTTATGTAACTATGACAACAGCAGTAGCTGGTTGTTTTGGGATGGCTGTGGTTGCTGGGAGGCGGTTCAGCTTCAACCTAATAGGCTCACATGACTTTCAAAAACTGACCGGAAAAAGGCGCATCCAGCATTTTACTGTGGAACACTTTTTTAAAGTAGAACAGCTAAAAACACCCAAacaaaaagcccccccccccaacaaacaaacaagcaaacaaacaaacaaatcaaaaaacaaattaaagcatCCCTTTGTGACTATGGTTGAGTTTCACATCACTCCATTTGTTAAATTAACCTAACTCTACTAGTTGCATGTGTTTTAGACAGtagggaggaagccagagaacccagagagaacccagatcctcctgctgtgaggcagcagtgctaaccactgtgccaccctacatatagttcagtttttattttattttacatgtaaaatgacaaacaattGAATAAAACCTGAACTATATGAAGCAGAACATTTGTGGCACTGCCTGAATCACTGCAGCACGgtcttaaaaaaatcatttacatAAATGCTAAGCTAACTCACAATTCTGTCCACACAAACAACTGAGATGCTACTAGGACCTTGCATCAGTTACAAATTGCTTTGACTTTGTAACGAGTATTATGTGTTATCTCGTTCTTTTCATTGTCCACAGGCAACCAGGTGAGCCAGCAGTGGAAAATGGTTTGATCCCCTATTTGGGCTGTGCTCTGCAGTTTGGAGCCAACCCACTTCAGTTCCTCCGCAGCCGACAAACCAAGTACGGCCACATTTTCACTTGCAAAATTGCAGGCAAATACATCCACTTCCTGTGCGACCCCTTTTCTTACCATTCAGTCATCAGGCAGGGAAGACACCTTGATTGGAGGAAGTTCCATTTTGCTACATCTGTCAAGGTAATTTTCTGATATTATCTATTATGATATGCACCATGCTCTGCAAGCCCACTTTCTCCATCAGTGAATCTTCCTGTGGTCCTAAACTTTCCTTCACTAGGCATTTGGCCATGACAGCTTCGATCCTCGCCATGGCCACACCACAGAGAACCTCCACCACACCTTTCTGAAAACACTACAGGGTGAAGCTCTTCCCTCCCTTATAGAGACAATGATGGGCCACCTTCAGGATGTCATGCTGAAGTCAGACACACACTCCAGCAAGGACCATTGGCAGGTGGATGGCATCTTTGCCTTTTGCTATAAGGTCAGTAACTTGGATTTAGACTGAAAGCATTGGTCACTGGAAGATGTAGTTCTCTAGGACAAAGTCAGATGTGATAACTACACAAATACCCAAAGAGGACTACACCAAGAGTCAGCGCTCAAGGCTAGACACATTTTGCTGTTTCGGAGACTCTATGCTATATAtttgagtaaacaaacaaacaaaaagtataATGTATAATCCTTGATAAGTTTGTGTTCTGCTGCCCTTCAGGTGATGTTTGAATCTGGTTACCTGACTCTGTTCGGTAAAGAGCTCGGTGAAGATAAGTGTCAGGCTCGCCAAGCGGCTCAGAAAGCGTTGGTGCTCAATACTTTGGAGAACTTCAAAGAATTTGATAAGATCTTCCCGGCACTTGTGGCTGGCCTGCCTATTCATGTGTTCAAAAGTGCCTACAGTGCCAGAGAGGTCAGTGGGTCTTACCTACCAAATGCctctatttttaacattttcagcatcgtgtgtgtttgaatgtccTTTTGTCTTCACTCTTAAATATCTAGAACCTAGCTAAGACCATGCATGCTGAACACCTGTCCAAGAGAGAGAACATGTCTGATTTGATCTCCATGAGGATGATCCTGAATGACTCCTTATCTACGTTCAATGACCTCAGCAAAGCCAGGACCCACGTCGCTCTGCTCTGGGCTTCGCAGGCTAACACCCTGCCTGCTACCTTCTGGAGTCTCTTTTACATGATCAGGTATGCTGATAATGGGCTCTTTCATGAAAAGCCATAATGAATCACTGTTACTAATCAGGAATTGTAGGTTTAAACTACTCAGAATATATAGTAGTTTTACTTCTGTAAGAATATCATAAAGTGATAAATGATGCAGTAGCAGAACAAT
It encodes the following:
- the cyp7a1 gene encoding cytochrome P450 7A1, translating into MIISIALIWAVVVGFCCLLWLAVGIRHRQPGEPAVENGLIPYLGCALQFGANPLQFLRSRQTKYGHIFTCKIAGKYIHFLCDPFSYHSVIRQGRHLDWRKFHFATSVKAFGHDSFDPRHGHTTENLHHTFLKTLQGEALPSLIETMMGHLQDVMLKSDTHSSKDHWQVDGIFAFCYKVMFESGYLTLFGKELGEDKCQARQAAQKALVLNTLENFKEFDKIFPALVAGLPIHVFKSAYSARENLAKTMHAEHLSKRENMSDLISMRMILNDSLSTFNDLSKARTHVALLWASQANTLPATFWSLFYMIRSPDAMKAAHEEVQRVLGDSGVRVDPGNPSLNLTRDQLDGMPVLDSIIKEAMRLSSASMNVRVAKEDFLLQLDNKEAYRIRKDDVIALYPPLLHYDPEIYEDPYEYKFNRFLDEKGQEKTTFYRGGRRLRYFYMPFGSGVTKCPGRFFAVYEIKQFLALVLSYFDMELLDPAIKAPPLDQSRAGLGILQPTYDIDFRYKLKSSQ